A region of Nakaseomyces glabratus chromosome M, complete sequence DNA encodes the following proteins:
- the BRO1 gene encoding Bro1p (CAGL0M06413g~Protein of unknown function) gives MKPSVIGLKCKDTDKVDWKRGLSSYLKRIYGSRQWKEFYDEQLCVEMDHVRNNANGELGAVTLVEQNYKYYAYLEQLYLRLGNNIGQFKLEFTWYDAEYGLVSSPTKHTQKTLVFEKSCTLYNLGVALTEVANEKINEDFKTAMVHMAKAMECFRYLSENFFNSPSADLQTENTKFLSDLSHAEAQEMFLINAINNGTSEKQASLISKLAYSGSNLYENCWEFLRTEEGGLTPYGEARWNSIVSGKHHFFRSLAAYYNALALEQNNKYGEAIAFLKLATQCLSSSLPYKYALNDNFDFDGFGETIKDKTKQLIKDNDYIFHDSIPQSVSLSSIKALDAIKAPKWEEQLKPFMEAIAHKCEKLYRGIVPMEVFEKESIYSEKKASMLRQCINDSETADMEYSSFIEFTHLPNLLSDLKRRYKSQNFSGTTDPQGDMMRDQIQSWIKSISQSKYKDPDEQLKLISSKKQEILTLLAGLPSEQKENVVKLKMALVEAAASDEKLFSLVQPYAAQLRLLKQPDELWKIFNMFSIDESNKQSLLDIDDSKNQEILAKISDIEQMAEDLRLLKEERGRTLKELKSQTNDDDITNTLLVNSKAESEELEVIFKKELDKFKPLTTRIEATIFKQESVVNEVKNELDNVFSLSGLENKTSEEEEKQKKRKEFFMQIEEAATKFLIFNNDLPKGLEFYDSLLKMSKDLAVSVKVQNNASGSDNNSNNGYVSGNVIPPSLPPQPRNVGSSIDSQFQSMNLGSVPTPQRFPQPPAPNSRPIVSMENYTSQFSVPPAHGDLPPAYNQVPLVPTRNYDQPHGSGNYPGNVSSQHPVSSSPIPGAYDQVPMVPPKQPPAEGRSQISRQEQMEREERELQRDPTAFYKKSSVFDESLYSRYSGK, from the coding sequence AACAGTTATATTTGAGATTGGGAAACAATATTGGTCAGTTTAAGCTGGAGTTTACGTGGTATGACGCTGAGTATGGTCTTGTTTCAAGTCCTACAAAGCATACCCAAAAAACATTGGTGTTCGAAAAATCATGTACGTTGTACAATTTGGGTGTAGCGTTAACAGAAGTGGCAAATGAGAAAATTAATGAGGATTTTAAAACCGCCATGGTACATATGGCAAAGGCCATGGAATGTTTTAGGTATCTCTCtgaaaatttctttaattccCCCTCAGCAGATCTTCAAACTGAAAACACCAAATTCCTTTCAGATTTGTCACATGCTGAAGCTCAGGAGATGTTCTTGATCAATGCGATCAATAACGGAACATCTGAGAAACAAGCTTCTCTAATTAGTAAACTTGCATACTCCGGGTCAAATCTATATGAGAATTGTTGGGAGTTTTTAAGAACAGAGGAAGGTGGGTTAACACCTTATGGTGAGGCAAGATGGAACAGTATCGTCTCCGGTAAACACCATTTTTTTCGCTCGTTGGCTGCCTATTATAATGCATTAGCACTAGAgcaaaataacaaatacGGTGAAGCAATAGcgtttttgaaattggcTACTCAATGTCTGTCTTCCTCACTTCCATATAAATATGCTCtgaatgataattttgattttgatggCTTTGGTGAAACAATAAAGGATAAAACCAAGCAATTAATAAAGGATAACGATTATATTTTCCACGATAGTATACCCCAATCAGTATCGTTGTCTTCAATTAAAGCATTAGATGCCATAAAAGCACCTAAATGGGAAGAACAACTCAAACCGTTCATGGAAGCTATCGCACACAAATGTGAAAAGTTATATAGAGGAATTGTGCCAATGGAGGTATTTGAAAAGGAGAGTATATACTCTGAGAAAAAGGCTTCTATGCTCAGGCAGTGTATCAATGATTCAGAAACGGCAGACATGGAGTATTCTTCATTCATTGAGTTCACTCATTTGCCAAATCTACTTAGCGACCTCAAGAGAAGGTATAAGAGTCAGAATTTTTCAGGTACCACAGATCCTCAAGGTGACATGATGAGAGATCAAATACAATCTTGGATTAAAAGCATTAGTCAAAGTAAGTATAAAGATCCTGATgaacaattgaaattaataagttcaaaaaaacaagaaattttAACGCTACTAGCAGGTTTGCCCTCAgaacaaaaggaaaatgTGGTCAAACTCAAAATGGCACTTGTTGAAGCTGCTGCTTCagatgaaaaattattttcaCTAGTTCAGCCGTATGCAGCTCAATTAAGACTTCTGAAACAACCTGATGAACTATGgaaaatattcaatatgttttcaattgatgaatCTAATAAACAGAGTCTCttagatattgatgatagCAAGAATCAAGAAATTCTAGCAAAAATATCTGATATTGAGCAAATGGCAGAAGATTTGAGACTTCTAAAGGAAGAAAGAGGGCGTACACTCAAGGAACTAAAGAGTCAAactaatgatgatgatattacCAATACTTTACTGGTTAACTCAAAGGCGGAAAGTGAAGAGCTAGAAGTCATCTTTAAGAAGGAGCTAGACAAATTTAAACCTTTGACTACGAGGATTGAGGCAACCATATTTAAACAGGAATCTGTTGTTAATGAAGTCAAGAATGAGCTTGATAATGTTTTCAGTCTTTCTGGCTTAGAAAATAAGACAtcagaagaggaagagaaacagaagaagaggaaggAATTCTTCATGCAAATTGAAGAGGCGGCTACAAagtttttaatttttaataatGATTTGCCAAAGGGTCTCGAGTTTTATGATTCgcttttgaaaatgagTAAAGACCTAGCAGTATCTGTAAAAGTCCAAAATAATGCTAGTGGAAGTGACAATAATAGCAACAATGGGTATGTAAGTGGGAATGTTATTCCACCATCACTACCACCGCAGCCAAGAAACGTAGGTTCCAGCATTGATTCGCAATTTCAGTCCATGAATCTAGGAAGTGTACCTACGCCACAACGTTTTCCTCAACCGCCAGCTCCTAATTCTCGACCAATCGTTTCTATGGAAAATTATACCTCTCAGTTCTCTGTGCCACCTGCACATGGTGATTTACCGCCTGCTTACAATCAGGTTCCGCTGGTTCCAACAAGAAACTATGACCAGCCCCATGGTTCAGGGAATTATCCAGGAAATGTCTCAAGCCAACATCCAGTTTCATCTTCTCCAATACCTGGAGCTTATGATCAAGTGCCAATGGTCCCTCCAAAGCAACCGCCTGCAGAAGGTAGAAGTCAGATATCCAGACAAGAACAAATGGAAAGAGAAGAACGTGAATTACAAAGAGATCCTACAGCATTTTATAAGAAATCTTCGGTCTTTGATGAAAGTTTGTATTCAAGATATAGTGGTAAATAA